The following are encoded in a window of Castanea sativa cultivar Marrone di Chiusa Pesio chromosome 9, ASM4071231v1 genomic DNA:
- the LOC142609939 gene encoding rop guanine nucleotide exchange factor 7-like, whose protein sequence is MDRAFNHQQERGGTQQQKQHQQQLKLCLPLVRLRSFDNHKPFCILAYWVSKSLRNFYSKVTFSKGLCLKGLQFQYNGMVVNNSVFCDSTGVLEEEKAVMDVLIEKKEGIEDKNERCKKNGVEIETFADLIEEERRESSSSSDFMTSETTGLEEQSHSSSESSSPPPSLGWPVQKAEVPDCTSTNVNADEEKPRLDERNLEKQGSAISEIELMKERFSKLLLGEDMSGCGNGVCTALAISNAITNLCATLFGQLWRLEPLSPEKKAMWRREMDWLLCVSDYIVELIPNWQTFPDGSKLEVMACRPRSDLYVNLPALRKLDNMLLEILDSFVNTEFWYVDQGILAPDGDGSSSFRRALQRQEEKWWLPVPRVPPGGLHENSRKQLQHKRDCTNQILKAAMAINSITIADMEVPESYLEALPKNGRASLGDIIYRYISSDQFSPECLLDCLDLSTEHQAIEIANRVEASIFVFRKRANSKPANNTTRSNSKSSWEMVKDLMVDAEKRELLAERAESLLLCLKQRFPGLPQTALDMSKIQYNKDVGKSILESYSRVLESLAFNIVARIDDLLYVDDLTKHSDQFSSLSKVGVIAHKSVPISFSVPISSTPYKSAFATPSFSPSQLVSPAKGERSPFITSSKIPHRGLGVKKVLTDYLSIDTKDYENAIEKSDTISDTIREVSASHTGIESAGCMRDLVNPPAKDSILEK, encoded by the exons ATGGATAGAGCTTTCAACCACCAACAAGAAAGAGGAGgaacccaacaacaaaaacaacatcaGCAGCAACTCAAGCTTTGTCTGCCCTTGGTGAGGCTCAGAAGCTTCGATAACCACAAGCCGTTCTGCATTTTGGCGTATTGGGTATCGAAATCTCTTCGAAATTTCTATAGCAAAGTTACATTCTCAAAAGGGCTTTGCTTGAAAGGGCTCCAGTTTCAGTACAATGGCATGGTGGTGAACAACTCTGTTTTCTGTGATTCGACTGGTGTTCTTGAAGAAGAGAAGGCTGTAATGGACGTTTTAATTGAAAAGAAGGAAGGCattgaagataaaaatgaacGGTGTAAGAAAAATGGGGTTGAGATTGAAACATTTGCGGATTTGATTGAAGAAGAGCGCCGTGAGAGCAGTTCAAGCTCTGATTTTATGACCTCTGAGACGACAGGGCTCGAGGAACAGAGTCACAGTAGCTCTGAGTCATCCTCACCACCTCCTTCATTGGGTTGGCCTGTTCAGAAAGCTGAGGTACCTGACTGCACCAGTACTAATGTTAATGCAGATGAAGAAAAACCCCGCTTGGATGAAAGGAATTTAGAGAAACAAGGTTCAGCAATATCAG AGATTGAGCTGATGAAGGAAAGGTTTTCAAAATTGCTGCTTGGAGAAGATATGTCTGGTTGTGGAAATGGGGTTTGCACAGCATTGGCTATTTCAAATGCTATTACTAATCTTTGTG CCACTCTATTTGGGCAACTTTGGAGGTTGGAACCTCTATCTCcagaaaagaaagcaatgtgGCGAAGGGAGATGGATTGGCTTCTTTGTGTTAGTGATTACATTGTCGAATTGATACCTAATTGGCAGACATTTCCAGATGGAAGCAAACTTGAG GTCATGGCTTGCAGACCCCGCTCAGATCTTTATGTTAATCTACCCGCCCTACGTAAACTGGATAACATGCTTCTT GAAATATTAGATAGTTTTGTCAATACAGAGTTCTGGTATGTTGACCAGGGGATTTTGGCCCCTGACGGTGATGGATCATCCTCTTTCCGAAGAGCACTTCAGCGCCAAGAGGAGAAATGGTGGTTGCCTGTGCCCCGAGTTCCCCCTGGTGGCCTCCATGAAAATTCAAGAAAGCAATTGCAACACAAACGCGATTGCACAAACCAGATATTAAAAGCTGCCATGGCAATCAACAGTATAACTATAGCAGATATGGAAGTCCCTGAATCATACTTGGAAGCTCTCCCAAAG AATGGAAGAGCCAGCTTGGGAGATATTATATATCGATATATTTCATCAGATCAGTTTTCTCCTGAATGTCTACTAGATTGCCTTGATTTATCAACTGAACATCAAGCTATTGAGATTGCCAACCGAGTGGAGGCCTCAATCTTTGTATTTCGCAAAAGAGCCAACTCAAAACCTGCCAATAATACAACCCGATCCAATTCAAAGTCATCATGGGAAATGGTTAAGGACTTGATGGTTGATGCAGAAAAAAGGGAATTGCTTGCAGAGAGAGCAGAAAGCCTACTGCTTTGCTTGAAGCAGAGATTCCCTGGTCTACCACAGACAGCCTTAGATATGAGCAAAATTCAATACAACAAG GATGTTGGGAAATCAATTCTGGAGAGCTACTCAAGAGTATTGGAGAGCCTGGCCTTTAATATTGTAGCACGGATTGATGATCTGCTATATGTGGATGACTTGACCAAGCATTCAGATCAATTCTCATCACTCTCTAAAGTTGGTGTGATTGCTCACAAGAGTGTTCCAATATCATTTTCAGTGCCCATCTCAAGCACTCCATATAAATCAGCTTTCGCCACGCCAAGCTTTTCACCATCACAGCTAGTTAGCCCAGCAAAGGGTGAAAGATCGCCATTCATAACTAGCAGCAAGATTCCACACCGCGGGCTAGGCGTGAAAAAGGTTCTGACAGATTATCTTAGTATTGATACAAAAGACTATGAGAATGCTATTGAGAAGTCAGATACAATATCAGACACAATAAGAGAAGTGTCAGCATCTCATACTGGAATAGAGTCTGCTGGCTGTATGAGAGACCTAGTAAACCCACCAGCAAAGGACTCAATTTTGGAAAAATGA
- the LOC142609529 gene encoding putative glutathione S-transferase → MGEEVVLFGTRGSPYTCRIEIALKLKGVQYKYIDEDLANKSPSLLKYNPVHKKVPVLVHNGKPVLESLVILEYIDETWQGYPILPEDPYERATARFWAKFIDEKCFPAIFKSCWGEEKEREKAVEEVSVVLKILEDELKEKKFFGGENVGLVDIVAVVVGFSLGVYEEAARVELLNKEKLPRLCNWIDDFLSNSFIKESLPPRDKLIGYLRNRFKSGNASK, encoded by the exons ATGGGTGAAGAGGTAGTGTTGTTTGGTACTAGGGGGAGTCCTTATACATGCAGAATAGAAATTGCTCTGAAACTGAAGGGAGTCCAATACAAATACATTGATGAAGATTTAGCCAACAAGAGTCCTTCGCTTCTGAAATACAATCCCGTTCACAAAAAAGTTCCGGTTCTCGTTCACAACGGAAAGCCTGTGTTGGAGTCCCTTGTTATTCTTGAATACATTGATGAGACCTGGCAAGGCTATCCCATCTTGCCTGAAGATCCTTATGAAAGAGCCACTGCACGTTTCTGGGCCAAGTTCATAGACGAGAAG TGTTTCCCTGCAATATTTAAATCTTGTTGGGGCGAAGAGAAAGAGCGTGAGAAGGCTGTAGAAGAAGTATCTGTGGTTCTAAAAATACTAGAAGATGAGCTAAAGGAAAAGAAGTTCtttggaggagaaaatgttgggCTGGTAGACATTGTTGCTGTCGTCGTAGGCTTTTCCCTTGGAGTTTATGAAGAAGCTGCGAGGGTAGAGTTGTTGAATAAAGAGAAACTTCCTAGACTATGTAACTGGATCGATGACTTTTTGAGCAACAGTTTTATCAAGGAAAGTCTACCTCCCAGAGATAAACTAATTGGCTATTTACGAAATCGCTTTAAGAGCGGCAATGCGTCCAAATAG
- the LOC142608895 gene encoding uncharacterized protein LOC142608895: MVKFTLLIMPVDKILTQIKDEHYLQSPRPLHSSPNVRDKNKYCRFQKDHGHYTEDFRDMKGQIEELIQKGKLQKYVKKGESSRFGDSNRSQRGSSSKNENHPSQPPQDVIREISTIVGGPSMGGSFKSLEKACQRQVNSVHVIPLFKQRWTNQDMSFNEEDARGVKQPYNDPLVITLTIEDPGRQR, encoded by the coding sequence ATGGTAAAATTCACCCttctaattatgcctgttgacaaaatcTTGACGCAGATTAAGGACGAGCACTACCTCCAGTCGCCGAGACCTTTACATTCGTCTCCTAATGTGCGTGACAAGAATAAATACTGCCGGTTCCAGAAGGATCATGGCCACTACACGGAGGATTTTCGAGACATGAAAGGACAAATAGAAGAACTGATACAGAAAGGGAAATTGCAGAAGTATGTGAAGAAGGGAGAGTCCAGCAGGTTCGGGGACAGCAATAGGAGCCAGCGCGGATCCTCATCCAAAAATGAGAATCATCCATCCCAACCACCCCAGGACGTGATCAGGGAGATAAGCACGATCGTAGGGGGCCCGTCCATGGGGGGATCATTCAAATCCCTTGAGAAAGCCTGCCAGAGGCAGGTGAATAGCGTCCATGTGATACCCCTTTTCAAACAGAGATGGACGAACCAAGACATGTCTTTCAACGAGGAGGATGCTAGGGGAGTGAAGCAGCCATATAATGACCCCTTGGTTATAACGCTCACAATTGAGGATCCTGGTAGACAACGGTAG